A stretch of DNA from Chelonoidis abingdonii isolate Lonesome George chromosome 8, CheloAbing_2.0, whole genome shotgun sequence:
AAAGAAAGGCAAGCGTATTAGGTGCCTGTGTCACCACTTCTAGTTCAGCAGAGAAATCAGGCGATTGTCTAGTATTTCTCCTGCCAACGAGCAGAATGCTAGGAAAAAACCACAAGTCTGAAACACAGTTTAACACAGGACAAAAAAGGCACATTTTAATATGTACAGCAATGCATTTGGGCTATAAATGTACCCaacacaactgaaaaaaaaatccaatttaacgTATGCTTTTATAATTGTTCAATTGAATCAGCCTTATTCCTAGCCACCTACCTTTCTGCATCTCTGAATGctgctatatacacacacaattagTCATGAATGTTCATTTAGGCTCCCATGTTCAAGTAATAAAATTCAAACTTGCATAGCATCTTACGCCACTCAGCCATAAACAGGTAAGATTGCATATTAGCCTGAGTAGCCATCTCTTTCAATTCAGCCAGTTTTAGCTAGTCACCATTTTTATCCTTGAGACAGAATGTTTCTTAAGTTAACCACCCTGAGGGATGCCACAAAACTTCAAGATGAACTTTTTGCTGTTAAGGTACTTTTCAACCAGAAATTTAGAATGTTGTCAAGAACAGTTTTAAAAACGTAATACTGTTTATTTTGCTTCAAAAAACATTTCAGCATtctaaacatacaaaaaaaaccaacataaCGTTGCAAATTTGTTTAAGTACAGAGTGTTTTTGAACTTCAATTGCTGCACTTGCTCTTCACTCCGTTGACAATGAAGAGAGGTCTAcagtttcagtttaaaaaactaCCGCACTTAACTAAAAAAACCCATACACTTCTCATGCCAGCTGAACCCCCTTCCACAACTAAGAATGGCAGCAGAATGCTAAATTTCACTATATACAGAAAGACAACTTTAAGCTAAATGGACGCCCACTGTAGTGTAAATAGATCTACCCTCACAGTGCATGCTTTGGGCCATGGCACCCTATGGAAGGTACAGCCGTCCAAAGTAATCACCCCTCCCTCAAGGCATCACAACTCTAAGCATGTACCACAAGAATTTGTCTAGTTTTTACAAACTATAGATATGTACAGTTTATAACCCAGGATTTTCTAGCCAATAACCATATAGTAACACcaccttacaaattaaaaaaaaatgcttgaaacatttttaaatgctttgttacACCAACAGCAAAGTGCACAGAGTGAGGAGAACACTAGAGcgcctttccattttaaaaatgtttggaaatatGTACAACTTTGATACAGTTTCAGGGTGCTCACTACACCCATGGCCACTTCATGTAAACCAGTTACAATTTCTAGAGCACTTTTAGAAACTACAGTGTGATCAGAATCCGAATTTTGTAATTAAGCCTAATGAGGGCAACAGCACCATCTCAAATAAGAGGTGCTTCATTTATGGTGTTTCCCCTACTCTATGGTATTCACATCAGACAAATATCGTACAGTTTTATTCATCATCCTCatcttcttcatcctcctcttcatcaTCCTCATCCTCTTCATCTTCTTCCTCTACCTTTTTCCGAGCAGCTTTGGCTGCTGCACCCTTTGCACCATCAAACTTTCCTTTAGACTTGTAGTCTGCAACATCCTGCAAAGTCAAGAGGATGTCTTAATTTGCTGTATGTTTACTGCTTAGATGTAAGTGTACAGAGATACCAGCTTTCAGCAGCATTCTCCCCAAGGGAAAGGCTACTAGAGCTAGTCTATGGGCTTGTGGCTACCAAAGTGTACCTGAGTAGTCTAAGCATTAAGTTTGAATCCTGagttcataatttaaaaaagctTTAAGAAACATTCACTTCCAGAAGTTGTTTATGTAAATTTtatagtgctatataaaaaaaaaatactggtttCCTCAGCAAAGCCAAAACTTCACTTCATAAGAGGAGGTGACAGGATCTACCATGTATCCCAGGGAGCAAGAAACTCCCCTGAAGTTTCCCAAAGGGTAAATTCGTCATTATATGGAAGTTTAAGTGTACTATATATGTACCCAGCATACTATGTCTTGCTGCTAACCAGTCTCTAGATGTTACAGAAGCCTTATAAACATGCCCCCAGGGTAATATGGATCTCTTCATTAAAACTAAGTGTTTATGCCCACATCAGCTCTAATGTTACTAAGACGCTCAAGCTACAACCTAGCCTTACCTTTTCATATTTCTCCTTCAGTTTAGCTGCCTTATTATTGTAAGGCTGCTTTTCACCATCACTGAGGTTGTTCCACATTTCACCAAGTTTCTTTGCTACATCCCCAATAGATATGCCAGGATTTGTAGATTTGATCTTGGGACGGAATTCtgaacagaacaggaagaagCCAGACCTTGGAGAAAAGTTTCATATTAAAATGAGCATCTCAGAATCTGAAACTGAATATTAGAACTGGGCAAGACTTCCAGCTCTTTCAACCATCAATTCACCCAAATGATTCACAAGACTGGAGACTATCAACAGCTAGTGTCTCcgaggaaggggaagaagcatttaaaaacaaaagatatttCAGTTTGCTTATGGACCAGGCTTGCAAAGCATAAGTAATGGAAAAATATGCAAgattttaaatttgcattatttGAAGCAGAGTGTGTTGGATGCCAATTTATCACTTCCTTCCTCTTATTATTTTAGATTTAGTTAATAGAAGATATGAATTTTGCAACCGTCCAGCTATTTTAGTCACGTTATTTAGTGCTCCGCAAATTGAGGATTTCAGCTGTCAGAAAGTTTATAAACGGGTACTGATAAACCTATTTCATGTTATCATAATTCTAGCAGTGATTGGATGTTCAATTTTCACCTAGAGAAAGCTACAACTGCAACAGCTAACTTTGAGTTGAGCTATTCATATGTAACAGCATTGTGAGAAAGTTACTTACGGTGGCCGTTTTGGGGCATTAGGATCCTTCTTCTTCTTGCCACCCTTAGCTGGGCCATAATCCTTCATTTCCCGATCATACCGTACCTTGTCGGCTTTTGCCATTTCATCAAATTTGGACTTCTCTTTGCCTGACATGGTCTGAAAGAAGATACACAGTAGATGAGCACTCAAGTTAGTGAGTTTCCCTTTTCAGTTGGAGGTAGGTACTCTCTTCACTGGACTGAGGCCACCTTGGAGGACAAGGGTTCACATCAAAGCACAGTCCCAAATGGCAGTCTCAGCAAGGGCCAATAactgaattggcctaaagcctcCTCCTTCTACAGTTAGGCTATTAAAATAGCAGGAGGTGGCCTCTTGGTAGAGGTgtgcaggaaaagaaaggacGCATGTATGGTGGAGAGAGTGCCTAAGTTTCCGATGCAGTCTAAACTTTCTCGATCCCTAGAAATCATGGACAAAATTAAGAATGGGATATGGATTGAAAAGAAAGTCAATCTCTGATTTAAACAAGTGTCACAAGAAGTTACAATTCTAGAAAGACAGCTGTCACTTCAAGACAATAGTGAATTAAAGTACCTTCCACCTTTCTGAGCACTTCTTGGAAAACTCTGCAAAGTTGACTGGAACCTCTGGGTTCTTCTTCTTATGTTCTTCACGGCATGTCTGCACAAAAAAGGCATAAGCAGACATCTTGCCCTTAGGCTTCTTCGGGTCACCTTTAGCCATCTTGTCTCTGTAAGGAGGAGAAAAAGATAAATTACAGATATAAACCATTCTACTGAGTAAACACTCAGGTTGAATAAGACAGAAGTAAGTGATGCTGCCTCAAGAGCTGGGTCACAGATATAAGTAGTGTGTCATTATACAGagattaaaatgtttaataatttgacttaattttgttataattttatttataaatatacattaaaaatttGTTTGAGTTGGCTGCCACATTAGAGCTTGAACAGACTGCATAATGCCAGCCCAAGAGTTATTCCATCAGGAAAGCCAGAGTTCACATGTAAGTAGCTGTCACCCAACAGGAAAGGTTCCACTGATTTCCCTCTGGTATAAATGCAATAATTGTGGTTACAAAAGGTGTGCAAATAAGGGCCAGTTTCAAACACAATATCACCTGCCAACCTCTGCAAGACTAGAAGGATTTGCTTTTGCTCCACCAAGTGACCTGGTTTAGAGGTGTCACGGTCAGCACAAGGATGTGATTAGCAAGTTACCAGTGCTAACTTTTGggtggtgttaaaaaaaaaaaaaaNNNNNNNNNNNNNNNNNNNNNNNNNNNNNNNNNNNNNNNNNNNNNNNNNNNNNNNNNNNNNNNNNNNNNNNNNNNNNNNNNNNNNNNNNNNNNNNNNNNNNNNNNNNNNNNNNNNNNNNNNNNNNNNNNNNNNNNNNNNNNNNNNNNNNNNNNNNNNNNNNNNNNNNNNNNNNNNNNNNNNNNNNNNNNNNNNNNNNNNNNNNNNNNNNNNNNNNNNNNNNNNNNNNNNNNNNNNNNNNNNNNNNNNNNNNNNNNNNNNNNNNNNNNNNNNNNNNNNNNNNNNNNNNNNNNNNNNNNNNNNNNNNNNNNNNNNNNNNNNNNNNNNNNNNNNNNNNNNNNNNNNNNNNNNNNNNNNNNNNNNNNNNNNNNNNNNNNNNNNNNNNNNNNNNNNNNNNNNNNNNNNNNNNNNNNNNNNNNNNNNNNNNNNNNNNNNNNNNNNNNNNNNNNNNNNNNNNNNNccccccccccctttttgcaTATTGCCCAGGGCAAGGGGCATTTGCACTGCTGCGAATGGGGCCAGTGCAGCCTGGATGTGCCCAGCTCAGCAGCGCGCTCCTATGCCTGAGACTCcagtggaaggaggggagagaggaaaaaaaaaaaaaaacgacagGTCACCAAGACACCAATaattcatcttccattttgtgaAATGCTTCTTCATGAAAGAAAGTGCCCCTGAAATGAGCCCCTGTGCTGGCCTGGGGGGTGGCCCCGGGCGGGGGGCAcagcctggcagggctggggcagagtatgGGGCTCTCGCCCGTGCCATAGGAGTATCTATAGCCTTGGTGCTAGGCAGGGATATAGAGAAGTGGTTGCTGTTCTCCTCGCCCATAGCCGGCTCCATTCGCTAAAATGGCTTCTCTAAGGCAGTGAGGCTGCTATGCCTAACAAAGCCGCACAGCCCCCTCTGCCCAACTAACGCCTCTCCGCGGGGGCTCCcgggcccccagcccccccaaaaccACCCCGCGCCCTAGAAAAACCTCCGCTCTGTCCTGCCTGGGGGGGCTGGGGCGCGTGGGGGCCGGGccaagggcaggagaggggagttAAAGCGCCACCCCCCCTCCCATGTCCCTGCCTAGCGCAATACTCTGTATAACAAAGACTCCCGTGCAGCCATTACAGCCCAGGCTGCGCTCAGCCGCGCCGAGGGGGAAAAGTGCAAAAAGCCCCCAAACGACCCCCAGCCTCCCCGCCAAGCACAAGGGGCGATAGGGAAAAAGGAACCGGGGCGAAAGCGAAAGGTCTGGGCGCTCTGCGGGGCTCCTGAGCGGAGATTTCCCCCGCCTAGATCCCCCCTCCCGATCGCTGTGCTGCTTACACGTCTTTCTTCCTTAGCCGGAGCTCTCAAGCGCCAGCCATGTTAATGCCCACAGCAGAGGGAAAGCGGCGCAAGAAAGAGgcggcttggggcttcagccaggGCACCGGGGCACGAAACCCACCTCGGCgggcaggggaagagaagctAGAAGGGAAGCGAATGAATCGGGGGAGCGGGGCTAGCGGGATCGCGAGTAAAAAACTGTTTCGCCGGGGCACACGGGCGCAGCGCGCAGGGTTTATCCCTGTCAGATGCTAAAGCGACAGCCATATTAATGCAGAGTAGACAGCGGGCACAGCACTGCGCACGGCCGGCAACTTCCACCGCCGGCAGCCCCGCGGATCCCACCCGGGGCAGCGGCAGAGACGCGCCGCGCCGCGCATTTTCCCAGTCACTTTAAGAGTGAAAAAATCCCTGCCCGGGCGGGGGAGCCCAGAGTTAGCTCCGGTGCAGTCCCTGCACCAGCCCCATCGCTCCGGGCAGCGCGACACGGGGAAACGCTCCACACTTCGCGCGCCTAGCGGGATACTCCGCGGAGTATGGGCACCCCTGCAGGAGGGGGGACCCGGGAGAGAagaggggatttggggagggtGCTGCGCCCCTCTCCCCGGTGGCTCCCCAGCACAGCTGGCGCGGCACCCAGCAACTGGACGCAGGAGCATTTCTTGCCGTGGGAGCCGCGGAGCAGAGAGacgggggaagggggaaaagttttttaataaagcagggaagggggaaagcccacggagagggaagggagagagaaaagggagcggaggaggaagagaaaagggggATCGggcgcgggggggaggggcgagggCAGCCGCCCCCCGAAAAGTTGCCCGGTGGAGCCGCGGCGGAGCCGAACGTACCTGTATTGTTCGCTAGTCTGGGCAGTAGCTGGAGCGCAGGGCACGACGCTGGGCTCAGCACTGCTCGGCTCAGCCTCGCGTTGGCTGCCTCCGAGAGCGGCCTGATTGGCTACCGGGCTCCGCCGTTTAAAAGAACCTCCTCGCCCCGTCATTGGAAGGAACGCTCATGAATATGAATCACTGCCGGGCACCGATTGGCCGGCGCCGGCCCAGGTCATTCATTCAAAAGAACACCCGCCGGGGGAAGAGAAGCCAGGCGCTGGGGAAAAGTTTGCAGCAGGAGCGAGAGTGGACTGCGGCGGCTGGCCTGGCCGGGCCAGGCCGGCCCAGACTCCGGGCCCACGCTTCTGCCTCGGCCACATCTGCGGGGCCATGGGGTCTGCTCCGCTCTCCTGTGCGCCCGGCCCCGCGCCGCTTACCTGGCGTCTGTCCACAAGTCCAGGGGCTGTTTAAAGCGTGCTCCCACCCCCCCCCGGCAGTCCTGCTTTCGGTGCAGGTGTCAAACTCCAGCCGCAGGGTCAGGGCAGTGCTGGGCAGCGAAAAAGCCGGAGCTGGGGGGACTGGGGGTTAAGCCGATCCTCAGTTAACTAAGGGGAAACCCAGCGTGGTTTCAGATAAATACTACTCACGTTGTGCGCTAAGGATCAATGACTCCATTCACTTCCCAGAAGACATGCCCTTAATGagtctgctcccctccctgcacaAAGCCTGAGATTGCTACGTTCTAGGGGAATCGCTATGGAGCGGATCAAAAGGGGGGTCTAGAAAGACAAGATTGCAGAGACAAAACTCCATGCCAAAGGAAAAGGGGCTTTTCGCAGCAGTGAGATCTTTACCCGCCACTAGGATGAGTGAAATACGGCAACTGGTGGGTTTAACAGCTGGGAGGAGCTCATTCTTTATTTGGACACAATATACATTTTATACACGGAGCAcacatttgaaaatgagattgGACAGGAGAGAATAGCAAATTACTAAATTTGCTAAGAAAAAGAATtcaaaggaggagaaagattcAAAAGGGAAGATGAGAGAAAAGAGGAAATAGAGACCAGAAGTAGGAGATGACAAATAAAAGAACAGGATAGTAGAGAGAAGAGAACAGAAAAGGCATTTCAGGGGACAGGATGGAAACAACTGGCCTATAATAGCCATTTATTGGTAATTTCTGCCCCAAACTagcaaaggcctgattctgatttcaatGAGTCTAGGTGCAGAAGAATTAGTTAGTACCCACTGTAAACAGTCACAGAACTGGGGGTCCAGAATAAACTCCGATGGCACTCATTATAAATAATAGAGAAAggaactaaacaaacaaaaaaaaagcctatGAGTTTCATCTAAATTATTCATATTActtagaaaaataaacaaacaaaaaacaaagaatccAAAAGCTAGAACTAGACCTGCTTCCACAGTTGGTTCTGTATAAAATATTCTGGGATTTAGCTTTTATTATTGGAGCATGTTGTATTTTATGAAACATGTAGACAGCAACTTCCAGCTGAGCAATCTTAACACAGCTCTGTGACTCAGACAGGAAAAGTACCTCCTTTTTGGCTCACCTGAAAGAGAGTTTTCCTACAGAGCATCTGCCAAATGGTTAAACTGGGTACTAGTGGCCTACCGCAGGTTGGCTGGGTGAGAAAACAGATCTGTTATTTTAAGGCTGGAGTGGTATGACTCAGAAACCACTACATACAATACACTTAGAGTGGTTTTATGTGAGcgtcaaaatcaaaataattgaTGGGATAGATGGATGGTCTTTGGGAATGGCCCTGTTTCCCCACTCTTTCCCCAACATCCCCTTTTAAagatacaatagaacctcaggagttacaaacaccagagttaggagctgaccggtcaaccacacacctcatttggaactggaagtatgcaattatgcagcagcagcaacaaaaaaaaaaagcaaatacagtacagtactgtgttaaacgtaaactactgaaaaaaattaagggaaagttttttttaaaaaaaaaatatttgacaagataaggaaaccTGTGTTTCATTTAAAGATAgttaaaagtagcatttttcttctgcattgcaAAGCTTCAATTCTGTCAATGTtcaactgtaaacttttgaaagaataactaACGTTTTGTTCAgcattatgaacatttcagagttatgaacaacctctgtTCTTGAGATGATCGTAactctgagtttctactgtaGTTTAACTGGTGTTATAAGCAAGGACAATAGAAATCAGAGAATTTTAGCAAAATCTACACAGAATATCTCTCAAAACCTGCTAAATTCCATTAAAGATTTTGGCCAAAATTCTGCTTTGATTTCTCATTCAATTTTGGCTTTAATTGGCCTAAGCCctatttctgtgttttaaaaccaAAGAGCATAAGTCAAGGGAAAAGGATCCATTCATAAATGTTAATGAGGCTACTCAAGTGATCATATTTTGGAGAAACCTCACAATATAAGGCAAACAGCACTACCACAGCAGAATCCTTGTCTAGCTGACAACACTATAAGCAGCTCTTTCACCTATTGTTAAGGATAGTTACCGgcatctcaaaacattttaataattaaagCCTTGGTTATGACAACATGAAGCTGTGGGATTTGTGCTTTGAATTTTCATGCCACGCTTTATTCCCTTCCTCACTGCCAAGGCCAGAACAGGCTGGGAGTAATACAGAAGCGGCATGAGGAGGCCTTGCTGGGAAGGTACAACTAACTTCTCTGACATGACCTCTATAGCCAACCAAGGAGCAGCACTGATAATCTCCAAAGAGCGCATCCCATACCAAGGAAAGTCACCACCAGGGAAGAATCAGAGGCAAGCAAGTTTGTCCTAAAGACCCTGGGAAAACTTTAACAGCAGGTGTTTGGTGAGtttgggatgcagggaggggaaggtcttGGCAGCAGAGAGTGAGTGGGTTTTAGGGCTTTGTCCTAGGGCTTGCATCAGGGTTTTGAAAATAGCAGGCTTGTCTCCAACAGTAGAAGGATTAGGCAGGATTAGAGGGGAATTGGGTTGAGTGATCCTGGATGCAGATCACTGAGGCTGCAGATTACAGAGTACAGAAGGGTTACTCGCTGATCTCCTGCCCTTCCTCTGATACTGAATAGACATCCTGAGGCCTTTTCTCAACTAAATGAAAAGGTTAGGGCCCAGTTGTCAGCCAACCTATTGAGCCAACAGGAATCTGGGAACTGCCAGGTCCCAGACTTGGTTAGATCACGCAACACCAGGACTTGGGATGCCCAACTCATTTGGCACGTAATTGTAGATGCCAGCAAGTGGTTCACAGTAAAGTATAAATATCTATAAAGGTAAGGAGAGGGGTATATGATTATACTGAAAATATGGCAAACGCAGGACTTTTCTAATAAACAGAGGCATCTGCTTGCCCTATGAAGGAGCGAGGAAATCCTTGGAGGTAAAAAGCTCAACTACCTGATAAAACGTTAGCAGACACGATTCTATTAAGAGTATTGACAACAAAAAAGAGTTGGCATTTAggggtctgtcttcactgcacaggtAACCACAGTGACTGGTATCTGGATCTCATCACCTGGGATAGGCTAACCCAGGCAAGACTGTTCGGTATCCTCACTGTTTCTGCATTCGCACATGTAGTCTCTGGGTGCATATCCCAAGGTTCTTTGTGGTGAAACACTATATGATTCTTTCTCAGCCAGTTATGTCAACTTCAGGTGAGTTGGAGGGAATTGTGGGCAGGCCCTCCAACCCATACCTGCCCTGGTTAGGTAAGCTAGCCCAGGGTTAAAGGCTTATCTTAAAGCACCTACAAACTCAAGTAAAAAGATTTTCTGTGGTAGTGGGCAGTGAACACATATTTAAGAGCAGGAGGTTCAAAGACTCAGCTTTGTGCAACTCTGCTCCTGttgagcagaattaggccaaagCAGAGCACTTTTGAAACTCCCATCCTGAACTGTTAACTTTTTGATTTCTTCAGAGTGATGCAGAAGTACTTGGAAACAGCCTTTAACAATAGCAGCAAATGAAGTGTTCATTGACCCTATTCATTTCAATAGCACATTAACTCAAAAATTCAGTTACAGCagtttagggtgggatttttcaaaagcactcagctcTGGCCTAACtgggctcccatggaagtcaatggactgCTGAGTTAACATCCTAGTGCAATGAATTTAAACAATTAACAcacctcttgctgctgctgtttaagGCTGATTATAGGCAACCCAGTATCACTTCCCACTCTGAAGGCTTTCTTTGCAACTTCAATGCCTTGaaacttgttttttaatttgaaagtTCCAATTCTGTAGAAAACAGAATTCCAAAGATCCATGTACAGGCTTTAATTTCTTCCAATATGTGGAAATTCCATACACACTGATTTGGTGTCTGTGGTTTTGAGGCTGAATTCCAACCCAAGTAACTATAGTATCTCAGCCAGTGAGTCTATTTCCACTTTAACCTATAAAACAAAAGAGTTATCTTAAACACATGCTGAAAACAGACAATGCAATTTGCAATGGTATTTAAAGAGCATGCCTGTCCCTGCAAGTTCAGAGAGCCAGAGGTTACTATGATCCTAATTTAACTCTATGGGAAACTTAATGTTGCACCAATTAAATATTAGTCCAACCGAATAGATGACCCTGAGTCCCCTATTCTGATAGTTTTTGCAGTGACTGCAGGTCCCAATATATAAACACCTCTGCATTAGCCCCATTAGCACTTAGAAGTAATTATTGTCAAATGTATTTAACTAGGGGGTGGAAAGGAATATATACACACTTAATCAACAAGCAGACTAGGCAGCAGTTCAAACCCTTCCTCCAGCATAAAtgcagaggtgggggggaggggaaatgagggTAAACAGAAGCTGACACTTGTATTTATATATAGGTATAGGTTGATTTCACCATTTGTTTTTCTCTGCCACTTTCTCCCTAGTCATGTCTgatttttcttttgctctttatTTAGCTCAGTTTCACATCCCCAGCATGGTTCTTTATCCATATACGTTGTCCTGCTcctgtcctcccctccctcttGGTTCCCCATCTCCCTCTTTCTCAAGCAGGCCCTTCTCCTGTGACTCTACTGCTTTCAGATTTCTTATGTCCCGCTATCCAGTTCTGCCTACCACTTCCAGGAATCATTGGAAGCTTCTGGTTCCAATACTCTATCCCTTCTTTTTATGGGACACTATCTAAAACATTCTGGATCAAAATCCTGTGCCGGTCGAAATGGAcgaaactccattgaagtcagtagagctcTGACCATTGACACTAGCAGAGAATTTGTCTCTCCGTTTGCTGTATGAtcaaaaattaagaaaagaaCCATGTAacacaaattaaataaattttaaaaattcatgccATTTTTAACTTCTTCAAATAATATGTAGACCCTTTAAGGAAAAGAGAGGATATGACCAGCAGAAATAACCTTTGCAATTTCCCATAGATTTATATTATGCTAGGATCCAGTCCTAATGCAAGTCTAAAAGAGAAAACTAAAATATCAAGGTTTCCATGCATTTTAATTAGTATGGTAATCTAGACCATATTCAATTCTAATAATAGTCCTTATGATCTAGCTACTATATCAGATCAAGGTTCATAGCTTCCAATATTACAAGGAAATACATTTGTATCATCTGTCTGTACCCTATAGTATATTTCTTCTCTCTGTAAATTGTCTCAACAGCTCCTGTGTACTCCATGGCACAACCTGAATGTACATCTTTTGCACCACAGGAATGTACTATAATGAACACAACCAGCAACCAACAGTGGGGCCATCTCAAAAACTTTGTACAGATTAGCATCCAGAAATTCAGATGTTTATAGGAAGGTTATCCAGACATTTAAACTAACAGATTAAGGTTCGTATTAGAAGCAGACTCAAAGAACAGATCCAAACCTAATGTAACTCTACTAGACATCCAGTAGTACAATACCTGTACAGTAGTCCAGACCCTATGAGCAACTTGAAAATAATCCATAAATTAACTGTAAATTGTAGTCTACAAGTAATCCACAAAGCAGTAGTTCTCATCGCGTCAGGGCCTGCCTAACCAGTAATTAATCATGATGGGAGTTGTGTAGACTGAGTTAAAGGTCAGCTATCACAGATCAATGTCATTCAGAAGTAAATTCCCCaatgaaaataaatgataaaGGGACTTTTGCAGTTTAAAAAAGACTTGCAGATAAGATCACATTTTTCCAAGTTATTATATGAAACAATCCATACTATAAATACAACTGTGTTGAAGACTCCATGACAATACAGTTGACAACTCATTTGGTTACAAGACAGCTgtagtttgtagtgtagacaaaacctgaGGTGTGCTCCCTAGACATGCTAATGTCTGGGGCACCTAGTCTCTCCATGTcaaattaaaaacattacatATGGCAACAAATAACCAGTCATCAGTAGACCCACCGTAGCATCCATGAACACTTCCCCCAAACACATAGCATATACTAATACTCTGCAGCATCAAGTTATCAGGCTTAAAGGATAGAGAGGGAGAAGTCAGTCAGTAGGATAAATTACAGGAGATTTCAAAGTTAGTGGAAAGCCTGGACAAAGACAATTGGGTTGTAAGAGTTGGCTCCTGCACCCGGCCATGTCAATGGAACTTTCTCATTGGGATTTCATTGGTTGATGGATCAACCCCCCTAAAGGTAACCAGGTTTAGACACGTTTGAGAGAATTACAGAAGAAAGGCACTGGCTACTAAAAATGGCCAGTCTCCACCGGCTTTCAGTGGAAGTGTTTGGTAGGACTACATAAATCATTAGGAACCACTTATAACTATGATAATGGACTAAACACCCTCTTTGCTGGTTTTGCTCCCACAGTTCACCATGGTTTACAGATGACTCGTGCTGGATGCTGTATACAGGGAAATGATGAGAGTGCTCATGGCAGAAGtctagaccagtagttctcaaacttgggccaccacttgttcagggaaagcccctggtgggccagccttgtttgtttacctgccgcgtccacaggttcgatcgatagcggctcccactggttgcagttcactgctccaggccaacgggggctgcaggaagggtggccagcacgtccctcggcccatgccgcttcccgcagcccccattggcctggagcagtgaaccacagctagtgggagccacgattggccaaacctgcagacgcagcaggtaaacaaacttgcctagcccgccaggggctttccctggaacaag
This window harbors:
- the HMGB3 gene encoding high mobility group protein B3, with product MTGRGGSFKRRSPVANQAALGGSQREAEPSSAEPSVVPCAPATAQTSEQYRDKMAKGDPKKPKGKMSAYAFFVQTCREEHKKKNPEVPVNFAEFSKKCSERWKTMSGKEKSKFDEMAKADKVRYDREMKDYGPAKGGKKKKDPNAPKRPPSGFFLFCSEFRPKIKSTNPGISIGDVAKKLGEMWNNLSDGEKQPYNNKAAKLKEKYEKDVADYKSKGKFDGAKGAAAKAARKKVEEEDEEDEDDEEEDEEDEDDE